A portion of the Ricinus communis isolate WT05 ecotype wild-type chromosome 10, ASM1957865v1, whole genome shotgun sequence genome contains these proteins:
- the LOC8283840 gene encoding two-component response regulator-like APRR7 isoform X3, translating to MSIDGVGDKYLMELNHQLRNGNKKDGVVSEEQNLTQDDGFKVDGIARNIKDGHEGALQSPSTALQIFQQQQSLGATVCWERFLHLGSLKVLLVENDYSTRHVVTALLRNCSYEVIEATNGLQAWRILEDLTNQIDLVLTEVVMPCLSGIGLLYKIMSHKTRKNVPVINLCAVMSSHDSMGLVFKCLSKGAVDFLVKPIRKNELKNLWQHVWRRCHSSSGSGSESGTETQKSVKSKSVEKSGNDTGSSDEDDNGSIGLNVGDGSDNGSGTQSSWTKQAVEVDSPRPVSPMDQVAECPDSTCAQVIHSNAEVSGTKQTPIITAKECEEQEEQLDSAAAKDLEKVVPGNVDLQLECQVADPIKFVGTKQKNLLERGSGNYKEKIDKEQLDQNSENPSSKSRYEAANLTGFTTNTIDPHMDSTEIEATNRHCNILDIKNKPSNDAKEIPTFELSLKRNRGAKDVGTVVQEDRNVLRRSDSSAFSRYNASSNAKKAPCANMTSGSHYGSSLDVTEKGTVCDLKSHSNSNLPNHCSNVGSNNIDMGSTTNHAITKSVVLKNKSGHPPSTFQAMRDDPLCATQQILKEKADDTAGAMLLAQPGGSLSECKIQHQTHHYNHYHHLPHNMQTAQQCQQKQLPPEHDDSSLKKMAAAVPHCGSSNVLGGPLEGNGGNYSINGSASGSNHGSNHVSNGQNGSSTAVNAGGTNVESDNGIGGKSGSGDGSGEGNRGDQNKFSQREVALTKFRQKRKERCFRKKVRYQSRKRLAEQRPRVRGQFVRQTGNGSTSKASES from the exons ATGAGTATTGATGGCGTTGGGGACAAATACTTGATGGAACTGAATCATCAACTACGCAATGGGAACAAGAAGGATGGAGTTGTGAGTGAGGAGCAAAATTTAACTCAAGATGATGGCTTTAAGGTTGATGGAATTGCTAGAAACATAAAAGATGGGCATGAAGGGGCTCTTCAGTCCCCATCAACTGCACTGCAAATATTCCAGCAACAGCAGTCTCTAGGGGCAACAGTTTGTTGGGAGAGGTTTCTCCATTTGGGATCTCTCAAGGTTCTGCTGGTGGAAAATGACTATTCCACACGTCATGTCGTCACTGCCCTGCTTCGCAACTGCAGCTATGAAG TTATTGAGGCAACAAATGGATTACAAGCATGGAGAATACTAGAAGATTTAACCAATCAGATTGACCTCGTTTTAACTGAGGTAGTCATGCCTTGCTTATCTGGCATTGGTCTTTTGTACAAGATTATGAGCCACAAAACGCGCAAAAATGTTCCCGTAATTA ATCTCTGTGCAGTGATGTCATCTCATGACTCCATGGGCTTAGTCTTTAAGTGTTTGTCAAAAGGTGCTGTTGATTTTTTAGTGAAGCCTATACGAAAGAATGAACTTAAGAACCTTTGGCAGCATGTTTGGAGAAGATGCCATAGT TCTAGTGGTAGCGGGAGTGAAAGTGGCACAGAGACTCAAAAATCTGTAAAATCAAAAAGCGTTGAGAAGTCTGGCAATGACACTGGAAGCAGTGATGAGGATGACAATGGGAGCATTGGTTTAAATGTTGGGGATGGAAGTGACAATGGAAGTGGCACCCAG AGCTCTTGGACAAAACAAGCTGTGGAGGTTGACAGTCCCCGACCAGTGTCTCCAATGGATCAAGTTGCTGAATGTCCTGACAGCACTTGTGCTCAAGTTATCCATTCAAATGCCGAAGTCTCGGGTACCAAACAGACTCCTATAATCACTGCAAAGGAGTGCGAAGAACAAGAGGAGCAACTTG ACAGTGCAGCTGCTAAAGACCTTGAGAAAGTTGTGCCAGGAAATGTAGATTTGCAACTTGAATGCCAAGTTGCAGATCCCATCAAATTTGTTGgcacaaaacaaaagaatctGCTTGAGAGGGGATCTGGTAACTATAAGGAGAAAATTGATAAAGAACAGCTAGACCAAAACAGTGAGAATCCATCAAGCAAATCAAGATATGAAGCAGCTAATCTGACAGGTTTCACCACCAACACCATTGATCCCCATATGGACAGCACAGAGATTGAGGCTACTAATAGGCATTGCAATATCTTAGATATAAAGAATAAACCCTCTAATGATGCTAAAGAAATCCCAACCTTTGAACTcagtttaaaaagaaatagggGAGCTAAGGATGTCGGGACTGTAGTCCAGGAAGACCGCAATGTCTTAAGACGATCAGACTCTTCAGCGTTTTCAAG GTATAATGCTTCCTCAAATGCAAAGAAGGCTCCATGTGCAAACATGACAAGCGGTTCTCATTATGGTTCTAGTTTAGATGTTACTGAAAAAGGAACAGTTTGTGATCTAAAGTCTCATTCAAATAGCAATCTTCCTAATCACTGCTCAAATGTTGGCAGCAATAACATAGATATGGGCTCCACCACAAATCACGCTATTACCAAGTCAGTAGTGTTGAAAAATAAGTCGGGACATCCGCCATCTACTTTCCAGGCTATGAGAGACGATCCATTATGTGCCACTCAGCAGATTTTAAAAGAGAAGGCTGATGACACAGCAGGTGCAATGTTACTTGCTCAACCAGGAGGCTCCCTTTCGGAATGCAAAATTCAGCATCAGACTCACCATTACAATCATTATCATCATCTTCCCCACAACATGCAAACAGCACAGCAATGTCAACAGAAACAGCTGCCACCTGAACATGATGATTCTTCATTGAAGAAAATGGCTGCAGCTGTTCCACATTGTGGGTCATCAAATGTGTTGGGTGGACCTCTTGAAGGTAATGGCGGTAATTACAGTATCAACGGAAGTGCCTCAGGTAGTAATCATGGCAGTAACCATGTAAGTAATGGACAAAATGGCAGTAGCACTGCAGTTAATGCTGGGGGAACTAATGTAGAAAGTGACAATGGCATAGGTGGGAAAAGTGGAAGTGGGGATGGTAGTGGGGAAGGAAACAGAGGAGATCAAAACAAGTTTTCTCAAAGAGAAGTTGCCTTGACCAAGTTTCGGcagaagagaaaggaaagatgCTTCCGGAAAAAG GTTCGTTATCAAAGCAGGAAGAGATTAGCAGAGCAACGACCACGTGTGCGGGGACAATTTGTGCGGCAGACAGGAAATGGAAGCACAAGCAAAGCATCAGAGAGCTAA
- the LOC8283840 gene encoding two-component response regulator-like APRR7 isoform X4, with product MSIDGVGDKYLMELNHQLRNGNKKDGVVSEEQNLTQDDGFKVDGIARNIKDGHEGALQSPSTALQIFQQQQSLGATVCWERFLHLGSLKVLLVENDYSTRHVVTALLRNCSYEVIEATNGLQAWRILEDLTNQIDLVLTEVVMPCLSGIGLLYKIMSHKTRKNVPVIMMSSHDSMGLVFKCLSKGAVDFLVKPIRKNELKNLWQHVWRRCHSSSGSGSESGTETQKSVKSKSVEKSGNDTGSSDEDDNGSIGLNVGDGSDNGSGTQSSWTKQAVEVDSPRPVSPMDQVAECPDSTCAQVIHSNAEVSGTKQTPIITAKECEEQEEQLDSAAAKDLEKVVPGNVDLQLECQVADPIKFVGTKQKNLLERGSGNYKEKIDKEQLDQNSENPSSKSRYEAANLTGFTTNTIDPHMDSTEIEATNRHCNILDIKNKPSNDAKEIPTFELSLKRNRGAKDVGTVVQEDRNVLRRSDSSAFSRYNASSNAKKAPCANMTSGSHYGSSLDVTEKGTVCDLKSHSNSNLPNHCSNVGSNNIDMGSTTNHAITKSVVLKNKSGHPPSTFQAMRDDPLCATQQILKEKADDTAGAMLLAQPGGSLSECKIQHQTHHYNHYHHLPHNMQTAQQCQQKQLPPEHDDSSLKKMAAAVPHCGSSNVLGGPLEGNGGNYSINGSASGSNHGSNHVSNGQNGSSTAVNAGGTNVESDNGIGGKSGSGDGSGEGNRGDQNKFSQREVALTKFRQKRKERCFRKKVRYQSRKRLAEQRPRVRGQFVRQTGNGSTSKASES from the exons ATGAGTATTGATGGCGTTGGGGACAAATACTTGATGGAACTGAATCATCAACTACGCAATGGGAACAAGAAGGATGGAGTTGTGAGTGAGGAGCAAAATTTAACTCAAGATGATGGCTTTAAGGTTGATGGAATTGCTAGAAACATAAAAGATGGGCATGAAGGGGCTCTTCAGTCCCCATCAACTGCACTGCAAATATTCCAGCAACAGCAGTCTCTAGGGGCAACAGTTTGTTGGGAGAGGTTTCTCCATTTGGGATCTCTCAAGGTTCTGCTGGTGGAAAATGACTATTCCACACGTCATGTCGTCACTGCCCTGCTTCGCAACTGCAGCTATGAAG TTATTGAGGCAACAAATGGATTACAAGCATGGAGAATACTAGAAGATTTAACCAATCAGATTGACCTCGTTTTAACTGAGGTAGTCATGCCTTGCTTATCTGGCATTGGTCTTTTGTACAAGATTATGAGCCACAAAACGCGCAAAAATGTTCCCGTAATTA TGATGTCATCTCATGACTCCATGGGCTTAGTCTTTAAGTGTTTGTCAAAAGGTGCTGTTGATTTTTTAGTGAAGCCTATACGAAAGAATGAACTTAAGAACCTTTGGCAGCATGTTTGGAGAAGATGCCATAGT TCTAGTGGTAGCGGGAGTGAAAGTGGCACAGAGACTCAAAAATCTGTAAAATCAAAAAGCGTTGAGAAGTCTGGCAATGACACTGGAAGCAGTGATGAGGATGACAATGGGAGCATTGGTTTAAATGTTGGGGATGGAAGTGACAATGGAAGTGGCACCCAG AGCTCTTGGACAAAACAAGCTGTGGAGGTTGACAGTCCCCGACCAGTGTCTCCAATGGATCAAGTTGCTGAATGTCCTGACAGCACTTGTGCTCAAGTTATCCATTCAAATGCCGAAGTCTCGGGTACCAAACAGACTCCTATAATCACTGCAAAGGAGTGCGAAGAACAAGAGGAGCAACTTG ACAGTGCAGCTGCTAAAGACCTTGAGAAAGTTGTGCCAGGAAATGTAGATTTGCAACTTGAATGCCAAGTTGCAGATCCCATCAAATTTGTTGgcacaaaacaaaagaatctGCTTGAGAGGGGATCTGGTAACTATAAGGAGAAAATTGATAAAGAACAGCTAGACCAAAACAGTGAGAATCCATCAAGCAAATCAAGATATGAAGCAGCTAATCTGACAGGTTTCACCACCAACACCATTGATCCCCATATGGACAGCACAGAGATTGAGGCTACTAATAGGCATTGCAATATCTTAGATATAAAGAATAAACCCTCTAATGATGCTAAAGAAATCCCAACCTTTGAACTcagtttaaaaagaaatagggGAGCTAAGGATGTCGGGACTGTAGTCCAGGAAGACCGCAATGTCTTAAGACGATCAGACTCTTCAGCGTTTTCAAG GTATAATGCTTCCTCAAATGCAAAGAAGGCTCCATGTGCAAACATGACAAGCGGTTCTCATTATGGTTCTAGTTTAGATGTTACTGAAAAAGGAACAGTTTGTGATCTAAAGTCTCATTCAAATAGCAATCTTCCTAATCACTGCTCAAATGTTGGCAGCAATAACATAGATATGGGCTCCACCACAAATCACGCTATTACCAAGTCAGTAGTGTTGAAAAATAAGTCGGGACATCCGCCATCTACTTTCCAGGCTATGAGAGACGATCCATTATGTGCCACTCAGCAGATTTTAAAAGAGAAGGCTGATGACACAGCAGGTGCAATGTTACTTGCTCAACCAGGAGGCTCCCTTTCGGAATGCAAAATTCAGCATCAGACTCACCATTACAATCATTATCATCATCTTCCCCACAACATGCAAACAGCACAGCAATGTCAACAGAAACAGCTGCCACCTGAACATGATGATTCTTCATTGAAGAAAATGGCTGCAGCTGTTCCACATTGTGGGTCATCAAATGTGTTGGGTGGACCTCTTGAAGGTAATGGCGGTAATTACAGTATCAACGGAAGTGCCTCAGGTAGTAATCATGGCAGTAACCATGTAAGTAATGGACAAAATGGCAGTAGCACTGCAGTTAATGCTGGGGGAACTAATGTAGAAAGTGACAATGGCATAGGTGGGAAAAGTGGAAGTGGGGATGGTAGTGGGGAAGGAAACAGAGGAGATCAAAACAAGTTTTCTCAAAGAGAAGTTGCCTTGACCAAGTTTCGGcagaagagaaaggaaagatgCTTCCGGAAAAAG GTTCGTTATCAAAGCAGGAAGAGATTAGCAGAGCAACGACCACGTGTGCGGGGACAATTTGTGCGGCAGACAGGAAATGGAAGCACAAGCAAAGCATCAGAGAGCTAA
- the LOC8283840 gene encoding two-component response regulator-like APRR7 isoform X2 — MSIDGVGDKYLMELNHQLRNGNKKDGVVSEEQNLTQDDGFKVDGIARNIKDGHEGALQSPSTALQIFQQQQSLGATVCWERFLHLGSLKVLLVENDYSTRHVVTALLRNCSYEVIEATNGLQAWRILEDLTNQIDLVLTEVVMPCLSGIGLLYKIMSHKTRKNVPVIMMSSHDSMGLVFKCLSKGAVDFLVKPIRKNELKNLWQHVWRRCHSSSGSGSESGTETQKSVKSKSVEKSGNDTGSSDEDDNGSIGLNVGDGSDNGSGTQSSWTKQAVEVDSPRPVSPMDQVAECPDSTCAQVIHSNAEVSGTKQTPIITAKECEEQEEQLDSAAAKDLEKVVPGNVDLQLECQVADPIKFVGTKQKNLLERGSGNYKEKIDKEQLDQNSENPSSKSRYEAANLTGFTTNTIDPHMDSTEIEATNRHCNILDIKNKPSNDAKEIPTFELSLKRNRGAKDVGTVVQEDRNVLRRSDSSAFSRYNASSNAKKAPCANMTSGSHYGSSLDVTEKGTVCDLKSHSNSNLPNHCSNVGSNNIDMGSTTNHAITKSVVLKNKSGHPPSTFQAMRDDPLCATQQILKEKADDTAGAMLLAQPGGSLSECKIQHQTHHYNHYHHLPHNMQTAQQCQQKQLPPEHDDSSLKKMAAAVPHCGSSNVLGGPLEGNGGNYSINGSASGSNHGSNHVSNGQNGSSTAVNAGGTNVESDNGIGGKSGSGDGSGEGNRGDQNKFSQREVALTKFRQKRKERCFRKKWFYVLGSLSKQEEISRATTTCAGTICAADRKWKHKQSIRELIDLIQGISTHRQFDIIR; from the exons ATGAGTATTGATGGCGTTGGGGACAAATACTTGATGGAACTGAATCATCAACTACGCAATGGGAACAAGAAGGATGGAGTTGTGAGTGAGGAGCAAAATTTAACTCAAGATGATGGCTTTAAGGTTGATGGAATTGCTAGAAACATAAAAGATGGGCATGAAGGGGCTCTTCAGTCCCCATCAACTGCACTGCAAATATTCCAGCAACAGCAGTCTCTAGGGGCAACAGTTTGTTGGGAGAGGTTTCTCCATTTGGGATCTCTCAAGGTTCTGCTGGTGGAAAATGACTATTCCACACGTCATGTCGTCACTGCCCTGCTTCGCAACTGCAGCTATGAAG TTATTGAGGCAACAAATGGATTACAAGCATGGAGAATACTAGAAGATTTAACCAATCAGATTGACCTCGTTTTAACTGAGGTAGTCATGCCTTGCTTATCTGGCATTGGTCTTTTGTACAAGATTATGAGCCACAAAACGCGCAAAAATGTTCCCGTAATTA TGATGTCATCTCATGACTCCATGGGCTTAGTCTTTAAGTGTTTGTCAAAAGGTGCTGTTGATTTTTTAGTGAAGCCTATACGAAAGAATGAACTTAAGAACCTTTGGCAGCATGTTTGGAGAAGATGCCATAGT TCTAGTGGTAGCGGGAGTGAAAGTGGCACAGAGACTCAAAAATCTGTAAAATCAAAAAGCGTTGAGAAGTCTGGCAATGACACTGGAAGCAGTGATGAGGATGACAATGGGAGCATTGGTTTAAATGTTGGGGATGGAAGTGACAATGGAAGTGGCACCCAG AGCTCTTGGACAAAACAAGCTGTGGAGGTTGACAGTCCCCGACCAGTGTCTCCAATGGATCAAGTTGCTGAATGTCCTGACAGCACTTGTGCTCAAGTTATCCATTCAAATGCCGAAGTCTCGGGTACCAAACAGACTCCTATAATCACTGCAAAGGAGTGCGAAGAACAAGAGGAGCAACTTG ACAGTGCAGCTGCTAAAGACCTTGAGAAAGTTGTGCCAGGAAATGTAGATTTGCAACTTGAATGCCAAGTTGCAGATCCCATCAAATTTGTTGgcacaaaacaaaagaatctGCTTGAGAGGGGATCTGGTAACTATAAGGAGAAAATTGATAAAGAACAGCTAGACCAAAACAGTGAGAATCCATCAAGCAAATCAAGATATGAAGCAGCTAATCTGACAGGTTTCACCACCAACACCATTGATCCCCATATGGACAGCACAGAGATTGAGGCTACTAATAGGCATTGCAATATCTTAGATATAAAGAATAAACCCTCTAATGATGCTAAAGAAATCCCAACCTTTGAACTcagtttaaaaagaaatagggGAGCTAAGGATGTCGGGACTGTAGTCCAGGAAGACCGCAATGTCTTAAGACGATCAGACTCTTCAGCGTTTTCAAG GTATAATGCTTCCTCAAATGCAAAGAAGGCTCCATGTGCAAACATGACAAGCGGTTCTCATTATGGTTCTAGTTTAGATGTTACTGAAAAAGGAACAGTTTGTGATCTAAAGTCTCATTCAAATAGCAATCTTCCTAATCACTGCTCAAATGTTGGCAGCAATAACATAGATATGGGCTCCACCACAAATCACGCTATTACCAAGTCAGTAGTGTTGAAAAATAAGTCGGGACATCCGCCATCTACTTTCCAGGCTATGAGAGACGATCCATTATGTGCCACTCAGCAGATTTTAAAAGAGAAGGCTGATGACACAGCAGGTGCAATGTTACTTGCTCAACCAGGAGGCTCCCTTTCGGAATGCAAAATTCAGCATCAGACTCACCATTACAATCATTATCATCATCTTCCCCACAACATGCAAACAGCACAGCAATGTCAACAGAAACAGCTGCCACCTGAACATGATGATTCTTCATTGAAGAAAATGGCTGCAGCTGTTCCACATTGTGGGTCATCAAATGTGTTGGGTGGACCTCTTGAAGGTAATGGCGGTAATTACAGTATCAACGGAAGTGCCTCAGGTAGTAATCATGGCAGTAACCATGTAAGTAATGGACAAAATGGCAGTAGCACTGCAGTTAATGCTGGGGGAACTAATGTAGAAAGTGACAATGGCATAGGTGGGAAAAGTGGAAGTGGGGATGGTAGTGGGGAAGGAAACAGAGGAGATCAAAACAAGTTTTCTCAAAGAGAAGTTGCCTTGACCAAGTTTCGGcagaagagaaaggaaagatgCTTCCGGAAAAAG TGGTTTTATGTTTTAGGTTCGTTATCAAAGCAGGAAGAGATTAGCAGAGCAACGACCACGTGTGCGGGGACAATTTGTGCGGCAGACAGGAAATGGAAGCACAAGCAAAGCATCAGAGAGCTAATTGATCTAATACAAGGAATATCCACGCATAGGCAGTTTGACATAATTAGATAG
- the LOC8283840 gene encoding two-component response regulator-like APRR7 isoform X1, which yields MSIDGVGDKYLMELNHQLRNGNKKDGVVSEEQNLTQDDGFKVDGIARNIKDGHEGALQSPSTALQIFQQQQSLGATVCWERFLHLGSLKVLLVENDYSTRHVVTALLRNCSYEVIEATNGLQAWRILEDLTNQIDLVLTEVVMPCLSGIGLLYKIMSHKTRKNVPVINLCAVMSSHDSMGLVFKCLSKGAVDFLVKPIRKNELKNLWQHVWRRCHSSSGSGSESGTETQKSVKSKSVEKSGNDTGSSDEDDNGSIGLNVGDGSDNGSGTQSSWTKQAVEVDSPRPVSPMDQVAECPDSTCAQVIHSNAEVSGTKQTPIITAKECEEQEEQLDSAAAKDLEKVVPGNVDLQLECQVADPIKFVGTKQKNLLERGSGNYKEKIDKEQLDQNSENPSSKSRYEAANLTGFTTNTIDPHMDSTEIEATNRHCNILDIKNKPSNDAKEIPTFELSLKRNRGAKDVGTVVQEDRNVLRRSDSSAFSRYNASSNAKKAPCANMTSGSHYGSSLDVTEKGTVCDLKSHSNSNLPNHCSNVGSNNIDMGSTTNHAITKSVVLKNKSGHPPSTFQAMRDDPLCATQQILKEKADDTAGAMLLAQPGGSLSECKIQHQTHHYNHYHHLPHNMQTAQQCQQKQLPPEHDDSSLKKMAAAVPHCGSSNVLGGPLEGNGGNYSINGSASGSNHGSNHVSNGQNGSSTAVNAGGTNVESDNGIGGKSGSGDGSGEGNRGDQNKFSQREVALTKFRQKRKERCFRKKWFYVLGSLSKQEEISRATTTCAGTICAADRKWKHKQSIRELIDLIQGISTHRQFDIIR from the exons ATGAGTATTGATGGCGTTGGGGACAAATACTTGATGGAACTGAATCATCAACTACGCAATGGGAACAAGAAGGATGGAGTTGTGAGTGAGGAGCAAAATTTAACTCAAGATGATGGCTTTAAGGTTGATGGAATTGCTAGAAACATAAAAGATGGGCATGAAGGGGCTCTTCAGTCCCCATCAACTGCACTGCAAATATTCCAGCAACAGCAGTCTCTAGGGGCAACAGTTTGTTGGGAGAGGTTTCTCCATTTGGGATCTCTCAAGGTTCTGCTGGTGGAAAATGACTATTCCACACGTCATGTCGTCACTGCCCTGCTTCGCAACTGCAGCTATGAAG TTATTGAGGCAACAAATGGATTACAAGCATGGAGAATACTAGAAGATTTAACCAATCAGATTGACCTCGTTTTAACTGAGGTAGTCATGCCTTGCTTATCTGGCATTGGTCTTTTGTACAAGATTATGAGCCACAAAACGCGCAAAAATGTTCCCGTAATTA ATCTCTGTGCAGTGATGTCATCTCATGACTCCATGGGCTTAGTCTTTAAGTGTTTGTCAAAAGGTGCTGTTGATTTTTTAGTGAAGCCTATACGAAAGAATGAACTTAAGAACCTTTGGCAGCATGTTTGGAGAAGATGCCATAGT TCTAGTGGTAGCGGGAGTGAAAGTGGCACAGAGACTCAAAAATCTGTAAAATCAAAAAGCGTTGAGAAGTCTGGCAATGACACTGGAAGCAGTGATGAGGATGACAATGGGAGCATTGGTTTAAATGTTGGGGATGGAAGTGACAATGGAAGTGGCACCCAG AGCTCTTGGACAAAACAAGCTGTGGAGGTTGACAGTCCCCGACCAGTGTCTCCAATGGATCAAGTTGCTGAATGTCCTGACAGCACTTGTGCTCAAGTTATCCATTCAAATGCCGAAGTCTCGGGTACCAAACAGACTCCTATAATCACTGCAAAGGAGTGCGAAGAACAAGAGGAGCAACTTG ACAGTGCAGCTGCTAAAGACCTTGAGAAAGTTGTGCCAGGAAATGTAGATTTGCAACTTGAATGCCAAGTTGCAGATCCCATCAAATTTGTTGgcacaaaacaaaagaatctGCTTGAGAGGGGATCTGGTAACTATAAGGAGAAAATTGATAAAGAACAGCTAGACCAAAACAGTGAGAATCCATCAAGCAAATCAAGATATGAAGCAGCTAATCTGACAGGTTTCACCACCAACACCATTGATCCCCATATGGACAGCACAGAGATTGAGGCTACTAATAGGCATTGCAATATCTTAGATATAAAGAATAAACCCTCTAATGATGCTAAAGAAATCCCAACCTTTGAACTcagtttaaaaagaaatagggGAGCTAAGGATGTCGGGACTGTAGTCCAGGAAGACCGCAATGTCTTAAGACGATCAGACTCTTCAGCGTTTTCAAG GTATAATGCTTCCTCAAATGCAAAGAAGGCTCCATGTGCAAACATGACAAGCGGTTCTCATTATGGTTCTAGTTTAGATGTTACTGAAAAAGGAACAGTTTGTGATCTAAAGTCTCATTCAAATAGCAATCTTCCTAATCACTGCTCAAATGTTGGCAGCAATAACATAGATATGGGCTCCACCACAAATCACGCTATTACCAAGTCAGTAGTGTTGAAAAATAAGTCGGGACATCCGCCATCTACTTTCCAGGCTATGAGAGACGATCCATTATGTGCCACTCAGCAGATTTTAAAAGAGAAGGCTGATGACACAGCAGGTGCAATGTTACTTGCTCAACCAGGAGGCTCCCTTTCGGAATGCAAAATTCAGCATCAGACTCACCATTACAATCATTATCATCATCTTCCCCACAACATGCAAACAGCACAGCAATGTCAACAGAAACAGCTGCCACCTGAACATGATGATTCTTCATTGAAGAAAATGGCTGCAGCTGTTCCACATTGTGGGTCATCAAATGTGTTGGGTGGACCTCTTGAAGGTAATGGCGGTAATTACAGTATCAACGGAAGTGCCTCAGGTAGTAATCATGGCAGTAACCATGTAAGTAATGGACAAAATGGCAGTAGCACTGCAGTTAATGCTGGGGGAACTAATGTAGAAAGTGACAATGGCATAGGTGGGAAAAGTGGAAGTGGGGATGGTAGTGGGGAAGGAAACAGAGGAGATCAAAACAAGTTTTCTCAAAGAGAAGTTGCCTTGACCAAGTTTCGGcagaagagaaaggaaagatgCTTCCGGAAAAAG TGGTTTTATGTTTTAGGTTCGTTATCAAAGCAGGAAGAGATTAGCAGAGCAACGACCACGTGTGCGGGGACAATTTGTGCGGCAGACAGGAAATGGAAGCACAAGCAAAGCATCAGAGAGCTAATTGATCTAATACAAGGAATATCCACGCATAGGCAGTTTGACATAATTAGATAG